In a single window of the Candidatus Binatia bacterium genome:
- a CDS encoding FAD-dependent oxidoreductase, which produces MERESDTPQRVTYAATVERMIESAPGTRSLFLRLPPSQHFTFIPGQFISCLLPLDGEPAIRPYSIASSPEEPALLEICLNLVPGGVGSRYLFSLAVGAAVRFTGPWGRFTLDRQPQAECVFLAEGTGIVPIRPMLWRALQSRDTYPLRLHYAAASASHLLYADEFERAAREQPRFTFAPLLGVSLVELVTQHYLAGDTDRTRHFYICGVGTIIPQLRDLLRRGGYERRAVHYEKW; this is translated from the coding sequence GTGGAGCGTGAGAGCGACACTCCGCAGCGTGTAACGTACGCAGCAACGGTCGAACGCATGATCGAGAGCGCGCCTGGCACCAGGTCGCTTTTCTTGCGTCTTCCGCCGTCGCAACACTTCACCTTCATCCCCGGACAATTCATCTCCTGCTTGCTTCCGCTCGATGGCGAGCCTGCCATCCGGCCGTACTCAATCGCATCGAGTCCCGAAGAACCCGCACTGCTCGAGATCTGCTTGAACCTCGTACCCGGCGGTGTGGGTTCGCGATATCTTTTCAGCCTGGCCGTCGGTGCTGCTGTCCGGTTCACCGGACCGTGGGGACGCTTCACGCTGGACCGGCAGCCGCAGGCGGAATGTGTGTTCCTCGCCGAGGGCACCGGTATCGTGCCGATCCGCCCAATGCTGTGGCGCGCGCTGCAGAGCCGGGATACGTACCCACTGCGGCTGCATTACGCCGCTGCGAGTGCATCCCACCTGCTGTATGCCGACGAATTCGAGCGGGCGGCCCGGGAGCAGCCGCGATTCACCTTTGCTCCCTTGTTGGGTGTCTCGCTCGTCGAGCTCGTTACGCAGCACTACCTTGCAGGTGACACCGACCGCACACGCCATTTCTACATCTGCGGCGTCGGCACAATCATCCCGCAGCTGCGCGATCTGCTGCGTCGTGGCGGATACGAGCGCCGCGCCGTGCACTACGAGAAGTGGTAA
- a CDS encoding inorganic phosphate transporter → MSLVVVVGLILVALAFDFMNGFHDAANSVATVVSTRVLTPRQAVLWAAFFNFVAAFGFGVNVASTVGKGIIDPSAVTHSVVFAGLAAAIAWDVVTWLYGLPTSSSHALIAGFAGAGVAAAGPQVLVVSGLTKVFLFVFISPALGLILGLVLMTLVTFVVRRSTPARVDSLFRRLQLVSAAFYSLGHGTNDAQKTMGIITVLLFTSGYLGPTFFVPIWVVLICHAAIALGTTFGGWRIVKTMGMKITKLQPIGGFCAETAGAFTILGAAAAGIPVSTTHTITGAIVGVGASRRVSAVRWGVARNVVWAWVLTIPCTAIIAGAIYLLIAAV, encoded by the coding sequence ATGTCGTTGGTGGTCGTGGTGGGGCTCATTCTGGTCGCGCTGGCGTTCGATTTCATGAACGGCTTCCACGATGCGGCCAACTCGGTAGCCACCGTGGTCTCCACCCGGGTCCTGACCCCGCGCCAGGCGGTGTTGTGGGCGGCGTTCTTCAACTTCGTTGCGGCATTCGGTTTCGGAGTCAACGTTGCGAGCACGGTCGGCAAAGGCATCATTGACCCCAGCGCCGTCACCCACAGTGTCGTGTTCGCTGGGCTGGCCGCGGCGATTGCCTGGGACGTGGTGACCTGGCTCTACGGGCTGCCGACGAGCTCCTCTCACGCGCTCATTGCCGGCTTTGCCGGTGCCGGGGTCGCCGCCGCCGGCCCGCAGGTGCTGGTGGTCAGCGGCCTGACGAAGGTCTTTCTGTTCGTCTTCATCTCACCGGCGCTTGGTCTGATCCTCGGCCTCGTTCTCATGACCCTGGTCACCTTCGTGGTGAGACGTAGCACGCCTGCCCGTGTCGATAGCTTGTTTCGGCGGCTGCAGCTCGTTTCCGCCGCATTCTACAGTCTCGGCCACGGTACCAACGACGCCCAGAAAACGATGGGAATCATCACCGTGCTGCTGTTCACCAGCGGGTATCTTGGGCCGACGTTTTTCGTGCCGATCTGGGTGGTCCTGATCTGTCACGCGGCAATCGCGTTGGGCACGACATTCGGTGGCTGGCGGATCGTGAAGACGATGGGAATGAAGATCACCAAGCTGCAACCCATCGGGGGCTTTTGTGCCGAGACCGCCGGTGCGTTCACGATCCTCGGCGCAGCGGCAGCGGGTATTCCCGTGAGCACGACCCACACCATCACCGGCGCCATCGTCGGCGTCGGCGCCAGCCGGCGCGTGTCGGCGGTTCGCTGGGGTGTGGCGCGCAACGTGGTCTGGGCCTGGGTGCTGACGATTCCGTGTACCGCCATCATTGCTGGCGCGATATACCTCCTGATCGCTGCGGTCTAA
- a CDS encoding GNAT family N-acetyltransferase, whose protein sequence is MPDRPPHIRRSRRTDFNAVMKLLATSGIPVPPPDRATLRRFRHIVADLGTDFYLALVDGTPVGLVHVTYARALTHGPRAGLNQLVVADSFRHRGIGAALLDFAARRARKRGCTILSCALPAAGASLRELFAKTGLEPGGEWFVKRLRSDE, encoded by the coding sequence ATGCCTGACCGTCCCCCGCACATCCGGCGGAGCCGACGCACCGACTTCAACGCGGTGATGAAGCTGCTGGCCACCAGCGGCATTCCGGTCCCGCCGCCCGATCGCGCCACACTACGGCGCTTCCGGCACATCGTTGCCGACCTCGGGACTGACTTCTACCTCGCTTTGGTTGACGGTACGCCGGTCGGTCTCGTACACGTAACCTATGCGCGTGCACTCACGCATGGACCCCGGGCCGGACTCAACCAGCTTGTGGTCGCCGACTCGTTTCGCCACCGCGGCATCGGCGCAGCGCTCCTCGATTTCGCCGCGCGCCGGGCCCGCAAACGCGGCTGCACGATTCTCTCTTGCGCGTTGCCGGCCGCGGGCGCCTCTCTCCGTGAGCTCTTTGCGAAGACCGGTCTTGAACCGGGCGGCGAATGGTTCGTCAAGAGGCTGCGCAGTGATGAGTGA
- a CDS encoding DUF47 family protein, with the protein MFARLFPSEGKVFFELFERHAGKTLEAARLLQAMLNNPVDLSDQARRIKEVEHEGDVITHRAVEILHRTFVTPIDRGDIHRLISRLDDVLDLIDASAERIWLYGIDSVDRDACDLAGTLVSAVSEVSRAMVGLRDLKNREALLQVCMEINRYENEGDTLLRRAVARLFQDSKEPLMVIKWKDIYEFLEDAIDRCEDVANVVEGVALEYS; encoded by the coding sequence ATGTTTGCCCGCCTGTTTCCGTCCGAAGGCAAGGTCTTTTTCGAGTTGTTCGAACGCCACGCCGGCAAAACGCTCGAGGCGGCGCGGCTCCTGCAAGCGATGCTGAACAACCCGGTCGATCTCTCCGACCAGGCGCGCCGCATCAAGGAGGTGGAACACGAGGGCGACGTGATCACCCATCGCGCCGTGGAGATACTGCATCGGACCTTCGTGACGCCGATCGATCGGGGCGACATCCACCGATTGATTTCCCGGCTCGACGACGTCCTCGACCTGATCGATGCGAGCGCCGAACGCATCTGGCTCTACGGCATCGACAGCGTCGACCGCGATGCGTGCGATCTGGCCGGCACGCTGGTCAGCGCCGTGAGCGAGGTCAGCCGCGCCATGGTGGGGCTGCGTGATTTGAAGAACCGTGAGGCGCTCCTGCAGGTGTGCATGGAGATCAATCGCTACGAGAACGAAGGTGACACCCTGCTCCGGCGCGCCGTGGCGCGCTTATTTCAAGACAGCAAAGAGCCGTTGATGGTCATCAAGTGGAAGGACATCTACGAGTTTCTCGAAGACGCCATCGATCGGTGCGAGGACGTGGCGAACGTGGTCGAGGGCGTCGCGCTCGAGTACTCCTGA
- a CDS encoding NAD-glutamate dehydrogenase domain-containing protein, translating to MAELSKAIARLMEERERTQPQTVSADVPKLRQVIEAVRAKVTAGERPLAEAFARQLFDKDGAEFLEEREVSELAAIAVVAFRFVVERSQGEPRVRVFDPDMTREGWAAPCSVVESILRDRPFIVDTIQETLRRSGCVLQRLLHPTFAVERDGRGAALAVGPAGALGHKESFVHVEVERVADPEALSALLQQRLTEVVLATEDYQAMRAKAEELATQLHTRPLRPPWNADVDEIAAFLRWLGEKNFVFLGYREYQFAGRGAERTAEVRHGSGLGISRNEDRSSFAAPRSLPEALRRRLNELPLLLVSKTNAESPVHRAEHMDYIGIKEIDENGLVVGERRFLGLLTSKAYTEESAAVPLLRRKLAAILDAEGAIEDSYDYKSIVTVFDSIPKADLLAASVPELRAEIKTILAAEGGSEVKVLQRPDALGRGIFITIILPRERFSNDLYRRVEARLAQAFSAIVLDQRLVMDERDQVRLHFYLATAPENVRAVAAEDLQAQITSLLRTWNDRLRDALREQFPRDQVRTLADRYTAAFSNAYKAATDVTVAIRDLQCIEALLSTRAPQVDLINDSAAGEERFSALKLYLAETELVLSDFLPVLENLGLKVFAEDAVGVALPELGRMRIHTFFVQDTAGARLDIAPAAPLLQPALLTLLAGSVENDRLNGLILEADLDWRQVDLLRAYVNHGVQIGTAPTRSTLMHALLGAPRSARLLWEYFEAKFDPLRPPTPRERLAQVLPEIEQRLIASLDAVQSVSDDRMLRALFSAVAATVRTNFFRLESTAPRTDRARPDAARAADGGPRAAIAVKLECARIPQLPRPHPEYEIYVHAPNVEGLHLRGAKVARGGIRLSDRPDDFRTEILGLMQTQMVKNAVIIPAGAKGGFIPKRRPGTPLNSGQTVAAYRSFISALLDVTDNLVQGRLVPPAATLLYDDPDPYLVVAEDKGTATFSDIANEIAARHQFWLGDAFASGGAHGYDHKKEGITARGAWECVRRHFREMGRNADREVITVVGIGDMSGDVFGNALLLSRRVCLRAAFNHVHIFLDPSPDPARAFAERERLFALPRSSWSDYTASLISEGGGVFSRAAKKVPLSAPVRTMLALDSEYATGEEVVCAILRMDADLLWNGGIGTYVKASDETHVGDSANDYVRINASELRVRVVAEGGNLGFTQRARIEYALRGGRINTDAIDNSAGVDMSDHEVNLKIALAGPVEKGHLTFAERNRLLTELTPEVTRRVLSHNRLQARILSLDQLQSQTRLNDFRELITQLENEGGLDRQLEGLPDRDTLRNRRSVLLGLTRPELAVLLAHSKLWLQHHVLASALPDDPFFESYLRAYFPEVIDTRFGQAVRSHRLRREIIAVEAANALIDTMGAASVNRVVHDTGTDPASVVRAWALVVAASGAADLWAEIGNADPALPVAAEVRCWSTLQGAVERASKWIIETQPSTLPAAQLANALGTSTKELLSILPRILPPAARAGLAEAADALASEGTPRALAERIPPLERLAELFEVDHIAGELGAARATAAEAYYQVDDLVDLAWVRQSLTELPAEDRWERRAVEGLIEGLVYARRQLTHAILLRCQEGGGGVEDCLHAYVQEHQEQLQKLRTLVSDIKSARRTTLAALLVVMRAIGRLADREDT from the coding sequence GTGGCTGAGTTGTCCAAAGCCATCGCGCGCCTCATGGAAGAGCGCGAGCGCACGCAGCCGCAGACCGTATCGGCAGACGTGCCCAAACTGCGCCAGGTAATTGAGGCGGTTCGCGCCAAGGTCACCGCCGGCGAACGCCCGCTAGCCGAGGCGTTCGCTCGCCAACTGTTTGACAAGGACGGTGCGGAGTTCCTCGAGGAGCGGGAAGTCAGCGAGTTGGCGGCAATTGCCGTGGTTGCCTTCCGATTCGTCGTCGAGCGGAGTCAGGGGGAGCCGCGGGTACGGGTGTTTGATCCGGATATGACTCGGGAGGGCTGGGCGGCACCGTGTTCAGTCGTCGAAAGCATCCTGCGGGACCGCCCCTTCATTGTCGATACGATTCAGGAGACCCTGCGGCGCTCCGGTTGTGTCCTGCAGCGCTTGCTGCACCCGACTTTCGCGGTGGAGCGGGATGGGCGGGGAGCGGCGCTGGCCGTCGGGCCGGCCGGGGCGCTCGGGCACAAGGAGTCGTTCGTACACGTCGAGGTCGAACGCGTCGCCGATCCCGAAGCATTGTCCGCCTTGCTTCAGCAGCGTCTGACCGAAGTCGTCCTCGCCACCGAGGATTATCAAGCGATGCGCGCCAAAGCGGAGGAGCTGGCAACGCAGCTGCACACGCGTCCGTTGCGGCCGCCATGGAATGCCGATGTCGATGAGATCGCCGCATTCCTCCGCTGGCTGGGCGAGAAGAATTTCGTCTTCTTGGGGTATCGCGAGTACCAGTTCGCGGGAAGAGGGGCGGAGCGGACGGCCGAAGTTCGGCACGGCTCCGGACTGGGAATCTCGCGCAACGAGGATCGATCGAGCTTCGCGGCGCCTCGGTCGCTGCCCGAGGCGCTGCGCCGCCGGCTCAACGAGCTGCCACTGCTCCTGGTGTCGAAGACCAATGCCGAAAGCCCCGTGCATCGGGCTGAACACATGGATTACATCGGCATCAAGGAGATCGATGAGAACGGACTGGTGGTCGGCGAGAGACGCTTTCTCGGCCTGCTCACCTCCAAGGCCTACACCGAGGAATCGGCAGCGGTACCCCTGCTGCGGCGTAAGCTTGCCGCCATTCTCGACGCCGAGGGCGCCATCGAAGACTCGTACGACTACAAGTCGATCGTCACGGTCTTCGACAGCATCCCGAAGGCCGACCTGCTCGCGGCTTCAGTCCCTGAACTCCGCGCCGAGATCAAGACCATTCTGGCAGCAGAGGGTGGCAGCGAGGTGAAGGTCCTACAGCGCCCCGACGCCCTCGGCCGCGGCATATTCATCACCATCATCCTGCCGCGCGAACGCTTTTCCAACGACTTGTATCGGCGGGTTGAAGCCCGCCTTGCGCAGGCGTTTTCGGCCATCGTGCTCGATCAGCGCCTGGTGATGGACGAGCGCGATCAGGTACGGCTGCACTTCTATCTCGCCACCGCGCCGGAGAACGTCCGCGCCGTGGCAGCAGAAGACCTGCAGGCGCAAATCACCAGCTTGTTACGGACGTGGAACGACCGGCTTCGCGATGCGCTCCGTGAACAGTTTCCGCGGGACCAGGTGCGCACCCTGGCAGACCGGTACACCGCCGCCTTCTCGAACGCGTACAAGGCCGCCACCGACGTCACAGTCGCCATCCGCGACCTCCAGTGCATCGAGGCGCTATTGTCAACGCGCGCACCCCAGGTCGATCTCATCAACGATAGCGCTGCCGGCGAGGAGCGGTTCTCTGCCCTGAAACTCTACTTGGCGGAAACGGAATTGGTCCTCAGCGATTTCCTGCCGGTGCTTGAAAATCTCGGCCTCAAAGTGTTTGCCGAAGACGCGGTCGGCGTCGCCCTCCCGGAACTCGGACGGATGCGGATCCACACGTTTTTCGTCCAGGATACCGCCGGCGCACGCCTGGATATCGCGCCTGCGGCACCGTTGCTCCAGCCGGCGCTGCTGACGCTCTTGGCGGGCAGCGTTGAAAACGACCGGCTAAACGGCCTGATCCTGGAGGCCGACTTGGATTGGCGCCAAGTGGATCTGCTGCGTGCGTACGTGAACCACGGGGTGCAGATCGGTACCGCTCCCACCCGCAGCACGCTGATGCACGCGCTGCTCGGTGCCCCACGATCGGCACGCCTGCTGTGGGAATACTTCGAGGCCAAGTTCGATCCGCTACGGCCCCCTACCCCGCGCGAACGTCTGGCGCAGGTGTTGCCGGAAATCGAGCAGCGCCTCATCGCCAGCCTCGATGCAGTGCAGAGCGTGAGCGACGATCGCATGCTGCGTGCCCTCTTCAGTGCCGTTGCCGCCACCGTGCGCACCAACTTTTTCCGCCTGGAGTCCACTGCCCCTCGGACGGACCGGGCACGGCCCGACGCGGCGCGCGCCGCAGACGGCGGACCGCGGGCAGCAATCGCCGTAAAGTTGGAATGTGCCCGTATCCCACAGCTGCCACGCCCGCACCCGGAATACGAAATCTACGTCCACGCCCCGAACGTGGAGGGACTGCATTTGCGTGGCGCCAAGGTGGCGCGCGGCGGGATCCGCCTGAGCGACCGGCCGGATGATTTTCGCACCGAAATCCTCGGCCTCATGCAGACGCAGATGGTCAAGAACGCCGTCATCATACCAGCCGGTGCCAAGGGCGGTTTCATTCCGAAGCGCCGTCCCGGGACACCGCTCAACTCGGGCCAGACCGTGGCGGCGTATCGGAGTTTCATCAGCGCACTCCTGGATGTAACCGACAACCTCGTTCAAGGGCGCCTGGTCCCGCCAGCGGCGACCTTGCTCTACGATGATCCGGATCCCTACCTGGTGGTGGCGGAGGACAAGGGCACCGCAACCTTCTCTGATATCGCCAACGAGATCGCGGCACGACATCAGTTCTGGCTCGGTGACGCCTTCGCGTCCGGCGGGGCTCACGGCTACGATCACAAGAAGGAAGGCATCACGGCGCGTGGCGCGTGGGAATGTGTGCGCCGTCACTTCCGCGAGATGGGAAGGAACGCGGACCGCGAGGTCATCACCGTCGTCGGCATCGGCGACATGAGTGGCGACGTATTTGGCAACGCGCTTTTACTGTCCCGCCGCGTGTGCCTGCGCGCGGCCTTCAACCACGTGCACATCTTCCTCGATCCTTCCCCGGACCCCGCCCGCGCCTTTGCCGAACGCGAGCGGCTGTTCGCTCTGCCGCGATCCAGCTGGTCCGATTATACCGCCAGTTTGATCAGTGAGGGTGGTGGCGTGTTTTCCCGCGCCGCAAAGAAAGTCCCACTGTCGGCACCCGTGCGCACCATGCTCGCACTCGACAGCGAATACGCCACCGGCGAGGAAGTCGTGTGCGCCATCTTGCGGATGGACGCCGACCTGTTATGGAATGGTGGTATTGGAACCTACGTAAAAGCGAGTGATGAGACGCACGTCGGCGACAGCGCCAACGACTACGTGCGCATCAACGCGTCGGAACTGCGGGTGCGCGTGGTGGCGGAAGGTGGCAACCTCGGCTTCACGCAACGGGCACGTATCGAGTACGCGCTCCGCGGCGGGCGGATCAACACCGACGCCATCGACAACTCCGCGGGCGTGGACATGTCCGACCACGAGGTGAACTTGAAAATCGCGCTCGCCGGGCCAGTCGAGAAAGGACACCTGACCTTCGCCGAGCGCAACCGGCTACTGACCGAGCTGACCCCGGAAGTCACGCGCCGCGTCCTGTCGCACAACCGCCTCCAGGCCCGTATTCTCAGCCTCGATCAACTCCAAAGCCAGACACGGCTGAATGACTTCCGCGAGCTGATCACCCAACTTGAAAACGAAGGAGGGCTCGACCGCCAACTCGAAGGCCTGCCAGATCGGGACACGCTGCGCAACCGCCGTAGCGTTCTCCTCGGCCTGACGCGGCCGGAGCTCGCCGTCTTGCTGGCGCACAGCAAGCTTTGGCTGCAGCACCACGTCCTGGCCTCGGCCCTGCCCGACGATCCCTTCTTCGAATCCTACCTGCGCGCGTATTTCCCCGAGGTGATCGATACGCGCTTCGGCCAGGCCGTGCGCAGCCACCGTCTGCGGCGTGAAATCATCGCCGTCGAGGCCGCCAATGCCCTCATCGACACGATGGGGGCGGCATCCGTCAACCGGGTCGTCCATGATACCGGCACCGACCCCGCCTCGGTAGTCCGCGCGTGGGCCCTCGTAGTCGCGGCGAGCGGCGCCGCCGACCTGTGGGCGGAGATTGGCAATGCCGATCCAGCACTGCCCGTGGCAGCGGAGGTGCGCTGCTGGTCGACACTCCAGGGCGCGGTCGAGCGCGCCAGCAAGTGGATCATCGAAACGCAACCATCCACGCTGCCGGCGGCCCAGCTCGCCAACGCCTTGGGCACTTCGACGAAAGAGCTGCTCAGCATCCTGCCTCGCATTCTACCGCCTGCGGCACGAGCGGGATTGGCGGAGGCGGCTGATGCCTTGGCCAGCGAGGGAACCCCTCGCGCCCTCGCCGAACGCATCCCTCCCCTCGAACGCCTGGCGGAACTATTTGAAGTTGATCATATCGCCGGCGAACTCGGCGCGGCCCGCGCCACCGCCGCCGAAGCATACTACCAGGTGGATGATCTGGTCGATCTCGCCTGGGTTCGCCAAAGCCTGACGGAGCTGCCGGCGGAAGACCGCTGGGAACGGCGCGCGGTTGAAGGCCTGATTGAAGGCTTGGTGTACGCGCGTCGGCAGCTGACGCACGCCATCCTCCTCCGCTGCCAGGAGGGAGGGGGGGGAGTTGAGGACTGCCTGCACGCCTACGTTCAGGAACACCAGGAACAGCTGCAGAAGCTGCGCACGCTCGTCAGCGACATCAAGAGCGCCAGGCGCACAACGCTTGCGGCGCTGCTGGTGGTGATGCGTGCGATCGGCCGGCTGGCCGACCGCGAGGACACGTGA
- a CDS encoding OmpA family protein has product MNRQKSFLTLLTLFLLMVAPVARAQRAPAKTDGGGPFFGVDLGVSEPTNDNYRAHVHTGGTAAPFAGYMLNDWLGIQGQLHFTFQPPDNDHGRDMPGQVGLNHENRYTTMAGVTVGPRIAQPIGDLLELYATGQGGGFKGVSGRLNQWAPGFSVGGGLDVNVMPNFSVGLFGRWNRAYMAPRPNILLYQVADEQGPADAEWVTAGVGLKWSFKEAAAAPPPPPPPAAVVRPPALPPPTKEKIVLRAVHFDFDKSNIRPDARVILDEAASILKERRDINVAIQGHTDGVGTDAYNMKLSHRRAASVEQYLVKHGVAASRLSSEGFGKRQPVASNDTDEGRAQNRRVELQVK; this is encoded by the coding sequence ATGAACCGCCAGAAAAGTTTCCTGACCCTTTTGACCTTGTTCCTCCTCATGGTCGCTCCGGTGGCACGTGCCCAGCGGGCTCCAGCGAAAACGGATGGTGGTGGCCCGTTCTTCGGAGTGGATTTGGGCGTTTCGGAGCCCACCAACGACAATTATCGTGCGCACGTCCACACGGGAGGGACAGCCGCTCCGTTTGCGGGGTACATGTTGAACGATTGGCTCGGCATTCAGGGCCAATTGCATTTCACCTTCCAGCCACCGGACAATGACCATGGGAGAGACATGCCAGGGCAGGTGGGTCTGAACCATGAAAACCGGTACACGACCATGGCCGGAGTAACGGTCGGCCCACGGATCGCGCAGCCGATTGGCGACCTCCTGGAGCTGTATGCCACTGGCCAGGGTGGTGGCTTCAAGGGTGTGAGCGGGCGTCTGAATCAGTGGGCGCCGGGATTTTCGGTGGGTGGCGGCCTGGATGTCAATGTGATGCCGAATTTCTCAGTGGGCTTGTTCGGCCGCTGGAACCGGGCTTACATGGCCCCACGTCCGAATATTCTCCTTTACCAAGTTGCCGACGAGCAGGGACCTGCCGACGCCGAATGGGTCACCGCTGGCGTGGGCTTGAAGTGGTCGTTCAAAGAAGCCGCCGCAGCGCCGCCGCCACCACCGCCGCCTGCGGCAGTTGTGAGACCACCAGCGCTCCCGCCGCCGACGAAGGAGAAAATCGTCCTGCGTGCCGTGCATTTCGACTTCGATAAGTCGAACATCCGGCCCGATGCTCGGGTGATTCTCGACGAAGCCGCGAGCATCCTCAAGGAGCGGAGAGATATCAACGTCGCCATCCAGGGACATACGGACGGTGTCGGCACCGACGCGTACAACATGAAGCTGTCGCACCGCCGGGCCGCTTCGGTAGAGCAATACCTCGTCAAACACGGCGTTGCTGCCAGCCGCCTCTCCAGCGAAGGCTTCGGCAAGCGCCAGCCTGTGGCCTCTAACGACACCGACGAGGGCCGCGCCCAAAACCGGCGTGTGGAACTGCAGGTGAAGTAG
- a CDS encoding MBL fold metallo-hydrolase codes for MAAARVVFLGSGDAFSAGGRHQAGYLVRSPEGVSLLDCGASTLTAMKQHGIDTAPIDQILISHFHGDHFAGIPFFLLEYTYERPRQRPLRIAGPPGTEERVRALFSIVYKEPAAHPLPFPLEFIEMLPDVPVVFGELRIEPFRVPHQEKEISLGFSLNFAGRRIVYSGDTGWTEELITRSQGADLFICECSYFDTRQPFHIDYPRLAEHRSRFTAKRMILTHLGRETLTRHDEIEMELASDGLAVEIE; via the coding sequence ATGGCCGCGGCGCGTGTCGTCTTCCTCGGCAGCGGCGACGCCTTTTCCGCAGGGGGGCGTCATCAAGCCGGCTATCTCGTGCGGAGCCCTGAGGGCGTTTCCCTGCTTGATTGCGGCGCCTCAACCCTCACCGCGATGAAACAACACGGCATCGATACGGCACCGATCGATCAGATCCTCATCAGCCATTTCCACGGTGATCACTTCGCCGGTATCCCGTTCTTCCTGCTGGAGTACACCTACGAGCGACCCCGGCAACGCCCCTTGCGGATCGCCGGACCGCCCGGCACGGAAGAACGCGTGCGGGCTCTGTTTTCAATCGTGTACAAGGAACCTGCCGCTCATCCTCTTCCGTTTCCGCTCGAATTCATCGAAATGCTACCGGATGTACCGGTAGTGTTCGGCGAACTCAGGATCGAGCCCTTCCGCGTACCGCACCAGGAAAAGGAGATCTCCCTCGGATTCAGTCTGAACTTCGCCGGGCGCCGCATTGTCTACTCCGGCGACACCGGCTGGACGGAAGAATTGATCACGCGTTCGCAGGGCGCTGATCTTTTCATCTGCGAGTGCTCTTATTTCGACACGCGTCAGCCATTCCACATTGACTACCCGCGACTTGCGGAGCACCGCTCCCGCTTCACCGCCAAGCGCATGATCCTGACACACTTGGGTCGGGAGACGCTCACCCGGCATGACGAGATTGAAATGGAGTTGGCGTCCGACGGGCTGGCGGTGGAAATCGAGTAA
- a CDS encoding 2Fe-2S iron-sulfur cluster-binding protein: MAKLRVLFESGAPERTIEFDPAKAPFQHNGRPGSILDVLLSHGVHLEHACGGNCACTTCHVIVKTGEGKLSEAEENELDLLDRAPGLTSTSRLGCQAVIQDDAEITVLRPRFTINAA; this comes from the coding sequence ATGGCTAAACTGCGTGTGCTCTTCGAGAGCGGTGCTCCGGAACGGACCATCGAATTCGACCCCGCCAAGGCTCCATTCCAGCATAACGGCCGGCCGGGATCGATCCTCGACGTGCTACTGAGCCATGGCGTGCATCTCGAGCACGCCTGCGGCGGCAACTGTGCGTGCACCACCTGCCACGTGATCGTGAAGACTGGCGAAGGGAAGCTCTCCGAAGCGGAGGAGAACGAACTCGACCTTCTGGACAGAGCGCCGGGGCTGACATCCACGTCGCGCCTCGGATGTCAGGCGGTCATCCAGGATGATGCTGAGATTACCGTCCTCAGGCCGCGTTTCACTATCAACGCGGCCTGA
- a CDS encoding tyrosine-protein phosphatase, giving the protein MHLPGSKQAVTGNWQRSVRFDGCLNFRDLGGYPTRSGRLVRTGQVFRSDALHLLTANDIARLRHELRIDCVIDLRSTAELRTGGRGLLEPEPIHFHHLPLFDGEATGGKDLREDRDLADIYFLIAEFAMQRIGGVITAVAEAAGPTVYHCAAGKDRTGVISALILGILEVEDEIIVADYALTQENLDGIIQRLMATEGYRTMFESLPPDTMHARPQTMIGFLEKLRAKYGSMHGYARAAGIPDDTIQQLKERLL; this is encoded by the coding sequence ATGCATCTCCCGGGGAGTAAGCAGGCTGTGACTGGTAACTGGCAGCGTTCTGTTCGCTTTGATGGCTGTTTGAACTTCCGCGACCTCGGCGGCTACCCGACCCGGAGCGGTCGGTTGGTTCGAACCGGACAGGTTTTCCGCAGTGACGCGCTCCACCTGCTCACCGCCAACGACATCGCGCGCCTGCGTCACGAACTCCGCATCGACTGCGTCATCGATCTCCGGTCCACTGCCGAATTACGCACCGGCGGACGCGGTCTTCTGGAGCCCGAGCCCATTCACTTTCACCACCTGCCGCTCTTTGACGGCGAGGCCACAGGAGGCAAGGATCTCCGGGAGGACCGCGATCTCGCCGATATCTACTTCCTCATCGCTGAATTCGCCATGCAGCGCATTGGCGGCGTCATCACCGCCGTTGCGGAAGCGGCGGGACCCACCGTGTATCACTGCGCCGCCGGGAAGGACCGGACGGGCGTGATCTCGGCACTGATCCTGGGCATCCTGGAGGTTGAGGACGAGATCATCGTCGCGGACTACGCCCTCACGCAGGAGAACCTGGACGGCATCATTCAGCGCCTCATGGCGACTGAGGGGTACCGTACGATGTTCGAATCGCTGCCGCCAGACACCATGCATGCGCGGCCGCAAACGATGATTGGCTTCCTCGAAAAGCTGCGCGCAAAGTACGGATCGATGCACGGATATGCTCGGGCCGCGGGGATACCCGACGACACGATTCAACAGCTGAAAGAACGGCTCCTCTAG